The following are encoded in a window of Sphingomonas panacis genomic DNA:
- a CDS encoding type IV secretory system conjugative DNA transfer family protein, translated as MASVSPIRPADGTLVTLGRHSGGALTLHLERLLAGRLLIQGSSGAGKSRTLRRIVEEVFDYTTVILVDPEGEFGNLADHIGATTLVGAELTADGLTAAAKRAREHRLSLHLDLTDLDPEQRILKAAAFFTGLIAVGREIWENTTLVCIDEAHLLAPYHAGTAHDAETRRIGVSTLTDLCARGRKRGIAPIIATQRLAKLSASVTSELQNFLIGLNVQDRDVARAASLLGFSSKQAERLRMIEPGEFFAMGPALSRSALLAKIDDTITDHIGATPELKAASEIHGEAAERLLDLATLREVPQRSRDAIAIRGTRALDGFLLEPIAPTAAAVVAALRNISPNATTASDLAGHLGQEREAVDQALDVLAALSVVDTMPREEGRIARLHARLRAKITDMPVVALS; from the coding sequence ATGGCTAGTGTCTCTCCCATCCGTCCCGCAGACGGAACGCTCGTGACGCTCGGCCGCCATTCCGGCGGCGCCCTGACCCTCCATCTCGAGCGCCTGCTCGCCGGGCGACTGCTGATCCAGGGCAGCAGCGGTGCCGGCAAAAGCCGCACATTGCGACGCATCGTCGAGGAGGTCTTCGACTATACCACCGTCATTCTCGTCGACCCCGAAGGCGAGTTCGGCAATCTCGCCGACCATATCGGCGCGACCACGCTGGTCGGAGCCGAACTTACCGCCGACGGCCTTACCGCCGCCGCGAAACGCGCCCGCGAACACCGGCTGTCGCTCCATCTCGATCTGACCGATCTCGATCCCGAGCAGCGGATTCTCAAGGCTGCCGCCTTCTTCACCGGCCTGATCGCCGTCGGCCGCGAGATCTGGGAAAATACCACACTGGTCTGTATCGACGAGGCGCATCTGCTCGCTCCCTATCACGCCGGCACCGCCCATGACGCCGAGACCAGGCGCATCGGCGTGTCGACACTCACCGATCTATGTGCCCGAGGCCGCAAACGCGGAATCGCGCCGATCATCGCCACGCAGCGGCTTGCCAAATTATCAGCCTCCGTAACCTCCGAGCTTCAGAATTTCCTGATCGGACTGAACGTGCAGGACCGCGATGTCGCGCGCGCCGCCAGTCTGCTCGGCTTCTCATCGAAGCAGGCCGAACGCCTCAGGATGATCGAGCCAGGCGAATTCTTCGCCATGGGCCCGGCACTCTCGCGCAGCGCGCTTCTCGCCAAGATCGACGACACGATCACCGATCACATCGGCGCGACGCCTGAACTCAAGGCGGCTTCGGAAATTCACGGCGAGGCCGCCGAGCGTTTGCTCGACCTCGCCACCCTGCGGGAAGTACCGCAGCGCTCCCGAGACGCCATTGCGATCCGCGGAACCCGCGCTCTCGACGGATTCCTGCTCGAACCGATTGCGCCCACCGCCGCCGCCGTCGTCGCCGCGCTGCGCAACATTTCCCCCAATGCGACGACAGCGAGCGACCTGGCCGGACATCTTGGCCAGGAACGCGAGGCCGTGGATCAGGCACTCGACGTGCTCGCAGCGTTGTCGGTGGTCGACACGATGCCGCGTGAAGAGGGTCGGATAGCCCGGCTGCACGCGCGCCTTCGCGCGAAGATCACCGACATGCCCGTGGTGGCCCTCTCATGA